One Cryptomeria japonica chromosome 9, Sugi_1.0, whole genome shotgun sequence genomic window carries:
- the LOC131074530 gene encoding laccase-5-like: MYAGTAKFPVRKGKNYLLRIVNAAVYNHLFFMVASHNLTVVAVDTSYTKPYITDILVLSSGQIADVLLTANQAKAKYYMAAKVYTTHSEANIDNTTTTAILSYVGSKSSTTPILPEYNDTATVTNFREASDVAILQAYHFHIDDVYTTDFPSNPPIEYNYNGDVDKTLWVPISGTRVKVNEYNATVQVVFEGTNIFQADKPSNAYSRL; encoded by the exons ATGTATGCAGGAACAGCAAAGTTCCCTGTACGTAAGGGAAAAAACTATCTTCTTCGTATCGTCAATGCTGCAGTCTATAATCACCTCTTTTTCATGGTTGCATCACACAATCTGACAGTGGTAGCCGTGGATACCTCTTACACAAAGCCATACATAACAGACATTCTGGTTTTATCATCTGGTCAGATTGCAGACGTTCTTCTCACAGCCAATCAAGCGAAAGCCAAATACTATATGGCCGCCAAAGTATACACTACTCATTCTGAAGCAAATATTGATAACACCACAACAACCGCCATTCTAAGCTACGTGGGCTCTAAATCATCTACCACTCCAATCCTTCCAGAATACAACGACACTGCAACTGTGACCAACTTTAGAGAAGCATCCG ATGTCGCCATTCTGCAAGCTTATCACTTCCACATTGATGATGTCTATACCACCGACTTTCCTTCCAATCCACCCATTGAGTATAATTATAACGGCGATGTAGACAAAACTCTGTGGGTTCCTATTTCTGGAACAAGGGTGAAAGTGAATGAATATAATGCCACAGTTCAAGTTGTGTTCGAGGGAACCAACATCTTCCA
- the LOC131074516 gene encoding laccase-12-like: MSSTLAVCNTLIMSKCYSARFMVVLFTCIILLDSLAWANLHTYKFVLEETNITRLCENYTIVTVNGQLPGPTLHVRNGDTLNVTVYNKAKHNATIHWYGVRQIRTAWADGPGYITQCPIQPGGKFTYTFTIIDQEGTLWWHAHVSWLRATVHGAMVIYPKRGSPYPFTHPHAEFPIVLGEWWNSDPIEVEEEAKLSGGAPNVSDAFTINGQPGDLYNCSSSETTKFSVRKGKTYLLRIVNAAVNNHLFFRIASHNLTVVAVDASYTKPYTTDILVLSSGQTADVLLTANQAKAKYYMAAKLYTTQGFYDNTTTTAILSYRGSNSSATPILPDLPEYDDTATVTNFSRALRSLASQEHPVDVPQTIDDSSLITVGLGLTPCETSGNCSGPNNTRVSASMNNISFVLPDIAVLQAYYFNISDVYTTDFPSNPPIEYNYNGNVDKTLWAPISGTRVKVIEYNATVQIVFQATNIFQADNHPMHIHGYDFYVVGEGFANYDNETDPSSFNLVDPPQRNTVGVPVNGWTAVRFKANNPGVRFVHCHFDDHVTWGLSMVFLVKKGPTESESLKGPPNNLPEC; this comes from the exons ATGAGCAGCACTTTAGCTGTTTGTAATACATTAATCATGTCAAAATGTTACTCGGCAAGGTTTATGGTAGTGCTGTTTACATGCATTATCTTACTTGATTCTCTAGCATGGGCAAACCTGCATACCTACAAATTTGTT CTTGAAGAGACAAATATTACTCGGCTATGTGAGAATTATACCATAGTCACAGTTAACGGACAGCTTCCGGGTCCAACTCTGCATGTCCGAAATGGGGACACACTTAATGTTACGGTTTATAACAAAGCAAAGCACAACGCCACCATCCACtg GTATGGAGTGAGACAGATTCGCACAGCATGGGCTGATGGACCTGGGTATATTACACAGTGCCCCATCCAACCAGGGGGGAAATTTACATACACCTTCACCATTATTGATCAGGAAGGAACGTTATGGTGGCATGCCCATGTGTCATGGCTACGTGCAACAGTTCATGGAGCTATGGTTATCTATCCAAAGAGGGGAAGCCCTTACCCGTTTACCCACCCACATGCCGAGTTTCCTATAGTGCTA GGGGAGTGGTGGAACAGTGATCCCATCGAAGTCGAAGAGGAAGCAAAACTGAGTGGAGGTGCACCGAATGTTTCAGACGCTTTCACCATAAATGGACAGCCAGGAGACCTCTATAACTGCTCAAGCTCAG AAACAACAAAGTTCTCTGTACGGAAGGGAAAAACCTATCTTCTTCGCATCGTCAATGCTGCAGTCAATAATCACCTCTTTTTCAGGATCGCGTCACACAATCTGACAGTGGTAGCCGTGGATGCGTCCTACACAAAGCCATACACAACAGACATTCTGGTTTTATCATCTGGTCAGACTGCAGACGTTCTTCTCACAGCCAATCAAGCGAAAGCCAAATATTATATGGCCGCCAAATTATACACTACTCAAGGATTTTATGATAACACCACAACAACCGCCATTCTAAGCTACAGGGGCTCTAATTCATCTGCCACTCCAATCCTTCCAGACCTTCCAGAATACGACGACACTGCAACTGTGACCAACTTTAGCCGAGCCTTGCGAAGCTTGGCTTCACAGGAGCATCCGGTGGATGTTCCCCAAACCATAGACGACAGTAGTCTGATAACCGTAGGACTCGGTTTAACTCCTTGTGAAACCAGCGGTAACTGTAGCGGCCCTAACAATACCAGAGTGAGTGCCAGTATGAACAATATATCTTTTGTGCTACCAGATATCGCCGTTCTGCAAGCCTATTACTTCAACATATCAGATGTTTATACTACCGACTTTCCTTCCAATCCACCCATTGAGTATAATTATAACGGCAATGTAGACAAAACTCTGTGGGCTCCGATTTCTGGAACAAGGGTGAAAGTCATTGAATATAATGCCACAGTTCAGATTGTGTTCCAGGCAACGAATATCTTCCAAGCAGACAACCATCCAATGCATATTCATGGATATGACTTTTATGTTGTAGGAGAGGGTTTTGCTAATTATGATAATGAAACAGATCCGAGCTCTTTCAATCTGGTCGATCCGCCTCAACGAAATACTGTAGGAGTTCCTGTCAATGGATGGACTGCTGTCAGATTCAAAGCTAACAATCCAG GTGTTCGGTTCGTACATTGTCACTTTGATGATCATGTAACATGGGGGCTGAGCATGGTGTTTCTAGTGAAGAAAGGTCCCACTGAGTCCGAGAGTTTGAAGGGTCCTCCTAATAACCTCCCGGAATGCTAG